Genomic segment of Thermus sp. LT1-2-5:
CCCACGTAGGTGTGGACCGCGTACCATTCGATGCTCATCGCAAAAGCCCTATGAGGAAGCGGAAAACCAGGTCGTAAAGGCCCAGGAGCACCATGGAGGCCAAGGTGAAAAGAAGGACCGCCTGGGTGCCCTCAACGATCTGCTCCCGCGTGGGCCAGGTGACCCGGGCGAGCTCCGCCCGGGCTTCCTGGAAGTAACGGACGATCCGGGCGAACATCAGACCTTCACTTCCCGGTGCACGGTGTGCTTGTC
This window contains:
- the secE gene encoding preprotein translocase subunit SecE, translated to MFARIVRYFQEARAELARVTWPTREQIVEGTQAVLLFTLASMVLLGLYDLVFRFLIGLLR